Proteins encoded together in one Miscanthus floridulus cultivar M001 chromosome 16, ASM1932011v1, whole genome shotgun sequence window:
- the LOC136510508 gene encoding uncharacterized protein — protein MPAPAVAALHSTATRWNPNHANPFCTGSWDILSFRKFESGNDKRKRKRHVDALIESQRGSIDKFFKSSIAASTNPDELAIVALDEPTNENEEENVDIGVDDNNFYKKVEFLLKHVPSLTVKSLSNTHWESRIKSVSAIRYQATELRIKVMQKKIFDALGNFEFILGMVIWNKVSKKLQSPDMCIDSTLQQIQGMMQYFETYRNEGFSSSLIITKGIASDMGVEASFPVKCRATRKKQFDESNCQEEILEPEKAFEVKYFLAVVDMARTSLKNRFEELIEFKDIFGFLMRSSTLKSLDDIELEECCTKFAKKNSADGSCDVEVHDLISELKILKFTLPEGALSAMEIFEHVREVDCYPNISIAYRILFTVPVTVASAERSFSKLKLLKNYLRSTMSQERLNGLATLCIEKKLLDEIDINSIINDFASRNVRRNCLR, from the exons ATGCCAGCTCCCGCCGTCGCCGCCCTGCACAGCACCGCCACCCGCTGGAACCCTAACCACGCCAACCCCTTCTGCACTG GATCATGGGATATATTGTCATTTAGAAAGTTCGAATCTGGTAAtgacaaaaggaaaagaaaaagacatGTGGATGCATTGATAGAATCACAAAGAGGATCTATTGATAAATTTTTCAAGAGTAGTATAGCTGCTTCGACGAATCCTGATGAGCTGGCGATAGTTGCTCTGGATGAACCAACTAATGAGAATGAGGAAGAAAATGTCGACATCGGTGTCGATGATAACAAT TTCTACAAAAAGgtggaattcttgcttaaacatgTTCCTAGTTTAACTGTGAAATCATTGTCCAATACTCATTGGGAGAGTCGAATCAAAAGTGTTTCAGCAATAAGATATCAAGCTACTGAGTTAAG GATAAAAGTgatgcaaaaaaaaatatttgatgCCCTTGGCAACTTTGAGTTTATACTTGGTATGGTTATCTGGAATAAAGTAAGCAAGAAGTTGCAGTCGCCAGACATGTGCATTGACTCTACATTGCAGCAAATACAAGGTATGATGCAATACTTTGAGACATACAGAAATGAGGGGTTTTCTTCTAGTCTGATTATCACCAAAGGCATTGCATCTGACATGGGTGTAGAGGCATCATTTCCAGTAAAATGTCGTGCTACGAGGAAGAAACAATTTGACGAAAGTAATTGCCAAGAAGAAATTCTAGAACCCGAGAAGGCTTTTGAAGTCAAATATTTTCTTGCTGTGGTTGATATGGCAAGAACTTCTTTAAAGAATAGatttgaagaactcatcgagttTAAAGATATATTTGGTTTCCTAATGAGGTCAAGCACCCTAAAGTCATTAGATGATATTGAACTTGAAGAGTGCTGCACTaaatttgccaaaaaaaattcggcTGATGGATCATGTGATGTTGAGGTACATGATCTTATTTCTGAattgaaaattttgaaattcactttgccagagggtgcattGTCTGCTATGGAGATTTTCGAGCATGTCAGAGAGGTGGATTGTTATCCAAATATTTCCATTGCTTATCGGATCTTATTTACCGTTCCTGTGACTGTCGCATCAGCTGAAAGAAGCTTTTCAAAGTTAAAATTATTGAAGAATTATTTGAGGTCAACAATGTCTCAAGAAAGGTTAAATGGTTTGGCGACTTTATGCATCGAGAAGAAGTTATTGGATGAGATCGATATCAATAGTATAATCAATGATTTTGCATCTCGAAATGTTAGAAGAAATTGTTTAAGATAA